The Trypanosoma brucei gambiense DAL972 chromosome 10, complete sequence genome has a segment encoding these proteins:
- a CDS encoding ATP-dependent DEAD/H RNA helicase, putative, producing MSSGLADFDGDDVRAPVVAAQPHIGVGLGTHSAVALGGFQDFCLKSELANAIRENGFEHPSEVQHQALPQAMLGADILAQAKSGMGKTAVFVFALLEQVEKPTDGQRPFCQAIVIAHARELAYQIEQEFKRFNKYLPHCTTGVFFGGVPEDENIKQLKKEVPAIVVATPGRICSLIERKALDVSRVKWFVVDEFDRCLEDVKMRRDVQTAFLKTPKEKQVMMFSATMTEELRNVAKKFMSNPTEIYVDQRSKLTLHGLAQYYINVTEAQKLRKLCDILDAVEFNQVIIFTSTVERCEALSRQLQALKFPSKAIHSRMEQAERLVVYESCKTNQARIIVATDIFGRGVDIDRINLVVQFDMASDADSYLHRVGRAGRFGTKGLTVAFLTEEEKEIKRENRKYTDQGIMKEVQERFEMQVQELTDIATQLNQSQYMNQ from the coding sequence ATGAGTAGTGGTCTCGCTGACTTTGACGGAGATGATGTGCGGGCGCCAGTTGTGGCTGCGCAACCGCATATTGGTGTTGGTCTCGGAACCCACAGTGCCGTTGCTCTCGGCGGTTTCCAAGATTTTTGTCTCAAAAGTGAACTCGCCAACGCCATTCGAGAAAACGGCTTCGAACATCCCAGTGAAGTGCAGCATCAGGCCCTTCCACAAGCCATGCTCGGTGCAGATATCCTTGCACAGGCAAAGTCTGGTATGGGTAAAACAgccgtgtttgtgtttgctttATTGGAGCAAGTGGAAAAACCAACGGATGGGCAGCGACCCTTCTGTCAAGCCATCGTCATTGCCCATGCACGCGAGTTGGCATATCAAATTGAGCAGGAGTTCAAGCGTTTCAACAAATACTTGCCGCATTGTACCACTGGTGTCTTCTTTGGGGGCGTCCCTGAAGACGAGAACATAAAACAACTCAAGAAGGAGGTTCCCGCAATAGTGGTGGCCACACCAGGTCGAATTTGTTCCCTCATTGAGCGAAAAGCTCTCGACGTGTCGCGTGTTAAGTggtttgttgttgatgaatTCGATCGCTGCCTAGAGGATGTGAAAATGCGTCGCGATGTGCAGACGGCATTCCTTAAGACACCGAAGGAAAAACAGGTGATGATGTTCTCAGCCACCATGACGGAGGAACTGCGGAATGTGGCGAAGAAATTTATGTCGAACCCCACTGAAATCTACGTTGACCAGCGTTCCAAGCTTACACTTCACGGGTTGGCGCAATATTACATCAATGTGACGGAGGCACAGAAACTTCGTAAGTTGTGCGACATCCTCGACGCTGTTGAGTTCAATCAAGTCATTATATTCACTTCCACTGTTGAGCGCTGTGAGGCTCTCAGCCGTCAGCTGCAGGCTCTTAAGTTTCCCTCCAAGGCGATTCACTCTCGCATGGAGCAGGCGGAGCGGTTGGTTGTGTATGAGAGCTGCAAAACAAACCAAGCTCGTATCATCGTCGCCACAGACATCTTTGGCCGTGGTGTGGATATTGACCGTATTAATCTTGTTGTACAGTTTGATATGGCGTCTGATGCTGACTCGTACCTTCATCGTGTTGGTCGTGCTGGTCGCTTTGGTACGAAGGGACTTACGGTGGCATTCCTcactgaagaggaaaaggaaattaagcGTGAGAACCGTAAATATACTGACCAGGGTATCATGAAGGAAGTGCAGGAGCGATTTGAGATGCAGGTCCAGGAACTTACTGACATCGCCACACAACTGAACCAGAGCCAGTATATGAACCAATAG
- a CDS encoding 40S ribosomal proteins S11, putative, giving the protein MTSKQENYARTPTVDLTVQHEKAYQRQTAVNENIRTASKKHVNRSGHIRYSKKIGLGFATPKAAINGKYIDRKCPFTSNVSIRGRILRGVVHSTKMRCSIVIRRNYLHFIRKYQRYQKRHRNITVHCSPCFDPKPGDEVVVGQCRPLSKTIRYNVLQVVSKSAADKMGKKFSKN; this is encoded by the coding sequence ATGACGAGCAAGCAGGAGAACTATGCGCGCACGCCCACCGTCGATCTGACGGTGCAGCACGAAAAGGCCTATCAGCGCCAGACGGCCGTCAATGAAAACATTCGCACGGCCTCGAAGAAGCACGTGAACCGCAGTGGGCACATTCGTTACTCCAAGAAGATCGGTCTCGGTTTCGCCACGCCCAAAGCTGCCATCAACGGAAAGTACATTGACCGCAAATGTCCTTTCACAAGCAATGTGTCCATTCGTGGCCGTATCCTCCGTGGCGTAGTGCACTCCACAAAGATGCGCTGTTCCATTGTCATCCGCCGTAACTACCTGCACTTCATCCGTAAGTACCAGCGTTACCAGAAGCGCCACCGCAATATTACCGTCCACTGCAGCCCCTGCTTCGACCCGAAGCCTGGTGATGAGGTGGTGGTTGGACAGTGCCGCCCGTTGAGCAAAACAATCCGCTACAATGTGTTGCAGGTCGTCTCGAAGTCCGCCGCCGATAAAATGGGGAAGAAATTCTCCAAGAATTAG
- a CDS encoding methyltransferase, putative — protein sequence MKPCVSAAAPADWPVASDEQKPSRPETAMEHDEETRGCSSSSVRLQGYGVSGAGSLMDSMRQREMSGSAFFMFSLDGVNTDDPLAGNVSPLAALCPAGQYSKESQHWFWKVLSNTSSWGMTACGSVSYSSWADPKSVRCIEGQLRLGAFLGIHAVVVPLPDFDEEDPQCSEKLKAAALVISKHLQHSQTTNVWVRCDASRQADRVAFSRLRTFVLWGGENPPTAEEAPHRVVRPAPYRIVAFLNFSETSGAIPSEWLGESVAAFELPNAEKLRRALSASDCGRHMKLPSDLMPLKDSYWGTAQPMLVSLATFVVELLRRRAAPVFAMEEFVDSYQLLNTLYEMHVADGGRDKFFDYEDVLQLPLQPLGHMLASGVYEVFEQDRTKYQQYHTAMSKYFNEWLNHSESRSHEKMWLQGPNPRDGCGCSAMGSVYVVLLGAGRGPLISECLCAATGVGVRVHLFVVEKNPEALELVRLRVRADPQWHDWMNYSGHVVETIYADGRSVWSGEAPGSDDRLPPYWGLCDLVVSELLGSFGDNELSPECLDDFYCNLLSYQESSGIPCNPYLTSIPQQYTAWVAPLHSARMEESVATAAFGGLTTPPADCHDRHAALYHSMFVSNVCRAVGLCLPQPCWTFHHFATKVQSKEREATLNFTLSGDGRFSGFICYFSAVLFTPGDTGNVEDSIALLCASAGSLSTVQYGRTTGLFSWFPAFLPVEPRDVVEVKCGDELSIHLKRCVDVKKGRVWYEYEASILVKGHPDGKFMKRLTKTMNAGGWAGHISLLT from the coding sequence ATGAAGCCATGTGTTtccgctgcagctcctgcGGATTGGCCGGTTGCCAGCGATGAACAAAAACCATCGCGACCGGAGACAGCAATGGAGCACGACGAGGAAACGCGGGGGTGTTCGTCTTCTTCTGTGAGACTTCAGGGCTATGGGGTGAGCGGTGCGGGATCCTTAATGGACTCCATGAGGCAGCGGGAGATGAGTGGCTCGgctttttttatgttttccctAGATGGTGTAAACACCGATGACCCACTCGCAGGCAATGTGTCTCCCCTTGCGGCGTTGTGTCCTGCAGGGCAATACTCGAAAGAGTCTCAACACTGGTTTTGGAAGGTGCTGTCTAACACGTCATCATGGGGCATGACTGCTTGCGGTAGCGTGTCGTACTCATCGTGGGCCGACCCCAAATCCGTGCGATGTATTGAAGGTCAACTTCGTTTAGGGGCATTTTTAGGTATACACGCAGTTGTTGTACCCCTTCCTGATTTCGATGAGGAAGATCCCCAGTGCTCTGAGAAACTTAAAGCGGCTGCGCTTGTAATCTCCAAGCATTTGCAGCACTCACAAACAACAAACGTTTGGGTACGCTGCGACGCTTCACGCCAAGCTGATCGTGTGGCTTTTTCGCGCCTTCGTACATTTGTTCTTTGGGGTGGGGAAAATCCACCCACCGCTGAAGAAGCACCGCACCGAGTCGTTCGTCCGGCTCCTTACAGGATTGTAGCGTTTCTGAACTTTTCCGAAACGTCTGGTGCGATACCATCAGAGTGGCTTGGGGAGTCCGTTGCCGCGTTTGAACTTCCCAACGCTGAAAAGCTAAGGCGTGCGTTAAGCGCATCCGATTGCGGACGGCATATGAAACTTCCAAGTGACTTGATGCCACTGAAGGATTCTTACTGGGGCACTGCCCAACCGATGCTCGTTTCCCTAGCCACGTTCGTTGTTGAGCTGTTGCGCCGACGAGCAGCTCCAGTTTTTGCGATGGAGGAATTTGTTGATTCGTATCAATTGTTGAATACCTTGTACGAGATGCACGTAGCAGACGGGGGAAGAGATAAGTTTTTCGACTACGAAGATGTCTTGCAACTTCCACTACAGCCTCTTGGACATATGCTTGCTAGTGGGGTGTATGAAGTGTTCGAACAAGATCGCACAAAATATCAACAGTACCACACTGCCATGAGCAAATATTTTAATGAGTGGTTGAACCACAGCGAGAGCCGCAGTCACGAGAAGATGTGGTTGCAAGGACCTAATCCCCGAGACGGTTGTGGTTGCAGCGCAATGGGAAGTGTGTATGTTGTGTTGCTTGGTGCTGGTCGGGGTCCATTGATCAGCGAGTGCTTGTGCGCTGCAACAGGTGTTGGGGTTCGCGTTCATTTATTTGTCGTAGAGAAAAATCCCGAGGCATTGGAACTCGTGCGGCTGCGCGTGCGTGCTGATCCGCAGTGGCATGACTGGATGAATTACTCTGGCCACGTAGTCGAAACAATTTATGCAGATGGCCGTAGTGTGTGGTCTGGAGAGGCTCCCGGAAGTGATGATCGGTTGCCGCCATACTGGGGTCTTTGTGATCTCGTTGTGTCCGAGTTACTTGGAAGTTTCGGCGACAATGAATTGAGTCCTGAGTGCCTTGATGATTTTTACTGCAATCTGTTGAGTTACCAAGAGTCGTCTGGGATCCCGTGTAATCCCTATCTGACGTCAATTCCACAGCAGTACACGGCATGGGTTGCCCCACTGCATTCGGCGCGCATGGAGGAGTCGGTTGCAACTGCTGCTTTTGGAGGCCTCACAACTCCGCCAGCGGATTGCCACGACCGTCACGCCGCGTTGTACCACTCTATGTTTGTCAGCAACGTTTGCCGTGCGGTTGGATTGTGCCTCCCTCAACCTTGCTGGACGTTCCACCACTTCGCAACTAAAGTTCAATCGAAGGAACGAGAGGCAACACTTAACTTTACGTTGTCGGGAGATGGAAGGTTCAGTGGATTTATTTGCTACTTCTCCGCTGTGCTCTTTACTCCCGGAGACACGGGGAATGTTGAAGACAGCATCGCATTACTTTGCGCATCCGCTGGGTCGCTCTCCACCGTCCAGTACGGGCGCACTACTGGTTTATTTAGTTGgtttcctgcttttcttcCTGTGGAGCCTCGTGATGTGGTGGAGGTGAAATGTGGAGATGAGCTGAGCATCCATCTGAAACGTTGTGTGGACGTTAAGAAAGGACGTGTATGGTACGAGTATGAAGCCTCAATTCTTGTGAAGGGACATCCAGATGGAAAATTTATGAAGCGGTTGACAAAGACGATGAATGCTGGCGGATGGGCGGGCCACATTTCTCTGCTGACGTGA